GGTGCGCGAGCGAGCCGACCAGGGCCTCGCGCCAGTCGGCCGTGCCACTGCCTGTCGTGCTTCCGGCGAGGTAGACGATTCGCTGGTACCCAAACACTTCGCGCTGCATTGCGTGGAGGATTTGGTATCGCGCCGTCGGTGCCTCGTCCTTGGGCAAGCAGCGAGCTCGCAAGGCcattgttttttgtttttgctctGGGGAAAACGGTGGATTGACAAGGTGGCCAGTAGCCGATCTGTGGCGTAGTGTGTTTCTTGGTCTATGGCGGCATGGAGTCGCTGTCACGTTGGGCTTTTCGCGAAGCAAAAGAGGGGTTCAGGGTTTATTGTTCATGGTGGTACGGGCAGCTTCGCCTTGCTCCCGCATTCCAGGCGAAATGTGGGTGGCGCAGGCGATATCCTGCATGCGTCACTGCCGTCTTACTATGTTTTGCAGGGTCCATTAGTGTATCGCTTATTGGCTTTTTCTTGGCTTAATTTGAGGAATCGTCTACCACAGCTTACTGTATTGTCGCTTGTCGGTTTCAGTCGAATTTGAAAGTATGCCTCGACGTGCGAAATGAAATTGTTTGGAACAGAAAATCGTGGACGAGAAAATCCAAAGGAAAGGTGAAAAATCTATTTACACTGAATATCATGGTATCGACCGGCCCGGCTaataagaagaaaaggaacaACAAAAATAGAATTAGGAGTAAAAGAAGACAATCATGAATTGAAGACCAAATGCGAACCAGAAACCCCAGGCCCAGGTACTTATTTGTCTGCGTCAACGCCGAAAGAAAACAGATATGTAGAAGAGGCGAGCTCCTGGCTCAACTCTTACATGCAGCCTCACTCATCCTGTAGAGTAAAATTATATGTTAGTATTTCGATAAGACGCGACCATCAAGTTCAAAAAAGGGTCAGGAGGGAAggaagagggggaaaaaatacGCACATGTTTCCAGCCTCGCTATACCTCGCGACAACAAAACCACCCTCCACCGCGATGCCAACCTTTGTGGTCTTTGGCCAGATGACCTGGGTGTAATGGCCAATCTTGCCAAAGTTGCCATTGTCGATGTAGGTTTGTATCTTGACGCCGCACTTGTAGTCCTTCTTCTCGTCGATCCACATCttggaggccttttccatggcgtCGCCGTCCATGATGCGGCCGGCGAGGTTCTCGCCCTTGCCGTCGCGGTCCTTGGCGTGCTCGAGCCCCTGGTTCCGGGACGCCAGGTGCTTGGCCCAGCTGCGCGCCGCGTCCTCGAGGCCCTTGTCCCACTGCATCGGGTCCCGCTTCTGCCCGTCCTTGACCTCGGCGCGAGCGGCGTTGTGCGCGTCCAGGGCTTTTTGCTGGTCGCCGCTCAGGTTGCTCTTGGGAGGTTCAGGCTTGGGTTCAGGTTTCGGTTCGGGCTTGGGTTCGGGCTTGGGTTCTGGCTTGGGTTCAGGCTTGGGGGGCTCCTTGGGAGGATCCTGTTTTGGGGGTTCTTGTTTGGGAGGCTCCTGCTTAGGCTCGTCTTGTGGTTTTGGGTCCTCTTTGCCAGGTTCAGGTTTGGGCTTCGGGTCGTCTTGCACCGTGATGGCCGCAAGTGCCTTTTCCTGCGCATCCGTTAGCTTTGTCGGGTTGAGGTCGATGACGAGAGCGCTCGCGCATGTTGCGACGGCCAGGATGTTGAGGAATCGCATGGCTGCAGGTGTGTGTGAGCGTCTGCGACAAACAGCAAGTTGAATATGTATAAAAAAACAGTATAATAGTTTTATTGTTCTACAGCTGTCAAGAGTCCATAGTTGATTTGGTGATATGCAATATGATGGTTGGTTCAATTCTACCAGACATCCCTACAGCACTGTGGAGTCCAAACGAAAGGGCAAGTGGTTGATATAAGGAGAGCAATTTGACAAGTTGAGAGGGATCATCGGCTTCGTCTTGAACGAGCTGAATACTTCTCGCTCCCGGCCTTACTACACCTAATGTGCAAAGCCCCACAGGCTACACGCCGTCCCGTGGAGGGATCTCCATCGCCCTCAGGAAGGCCGTAGTAACCCCGGATTTGTTCGCTGCATAGTGACCGTTGGTGGTGTGGTGAGATGTGGCCAGGTTAGTTCGAGACTTGCTCGGAGCGTTAGGCAGGCATGCTCGACAAGATGCTGACCCTCAGCGAGGTACCCGACGCTGAATGTCTTGCTGACTGGGGCTACTGAACCACCTTTCTACGCCCAGTCTTGACCCAAAAGAATTATGGGTTTTTTGCGACTGCGTTATTGGGGCGATGGTAAATGGTTTAATTGTCTAGGCAAAGACGACAGTTCAATCGCTACAATAGTCAATATGATGTTGTCTCGGTGGTGCTTTTGGTCTTGTGTCTAAGGAAAGTCGGTTTCAGACTTTGTTTGGAACACAAACAGCGTAGGCAAGAATGGAATTTTGCAAAAGACCAGTGGAGGTTGTAGGGATGTGTAGCGTGGAGTAAGCCGATAAGCTAACGTCACAGCCACTGTGATCTCGGCTCCGAAGTTATTTTAtgtattttttatttatttttgtttttattcttACATAAGGCACTCAACGTGCTTATGTGCCTAGCTACGGACGTCCTCGCACATCGACAATACGCTCGAATATGATTGAAGACATGGAAATAAACATTTAGTTCCAGTCCTGTTTGGTTTCCTGGGAACTATATCCGCGATTGAGTCGCACTAGCTCTATGTCTAGGCGCAATTGGACGTATAACCAGCGTATTCCGCAAGGCCGACCCTAGCAGCAACAAAAGTGGAGGACGACCCCACTGTACTCACTAGGACCGTAAGGCGAGATTATGTGTCATCGATGCGCCTGGCGGGCAAGGCGGGCCAAGGCTCAGTCAGCCGACACCACCATACCAGACCCTTTTCCTGCAGAGCAGGACGTATTCATTCATTCTCTGCATCCCGCACCAATGGCCGACCAgatatccaatttttaaAAGCAAACGGGCTTTCTTTCTCTCAGATCATTGGAGCAACATACACCTGTGAATGTGAGCAACAGGCGAGATGGATCTGAGTTTTACGCGGCATTCGAGAATCTCACTTGGTCCACATAATGGTCAGCCAGGGTGCGTTCGCCCTTGCTGACCCGCGGACGCCGAAGGgcaagcaagccaagaaGCTGCAAAAACGATGGCTGCAAAATACGCCCCTGATTGCTAGCTGGCAAATATATCTTGATACTTTCGCCAGTCGTGATGTGTCAAGCTTTCTCCTATCGGACATTTGATCCTTTGATGAAACTTGACGATATAGCTGTTTGCTCGGCAGTTTCACCGCTTGTAGTTCAAGTTGAGTCACGGCACAGGAAAAACGACTTACTGCGCTTCATTTATTTTGACTCACCTACCTTGTGAACATTGAGGCATCTACATATGATGACTGACTTTAAGCCCACCAAATCCAAAGCCACCAAAGGCTCTGAACAAACAGTAATCCGCCCTCTTGGTCAATTGTAGGTGCAAAGTCTCACTTTTGCTTGCTCTCAGCCACCCGTGGCGCTTTTCTGCCATTTGACGAACCTCAAACCTGTGCGATTCCGGCTGACGTGCGAAAACGTATCACGTGCACAGAGAGCAGTACCAGTCAGCTCTACATCATTTGGACTTTTACGCCGGCACGTCGGTTGCATGCAGCTATGCCGGGCCAGACGTCTCAGCAATCCTAGAAAACAGCAGCGCCGAGTCCGATGAAGGTGTGCTCCCGACCTGGCTCGCTCGAGCTGTGGCGGGAGTCGTTCGACAACAGCCGCTGTTGAGAGTTGGACTGCTGGGGGAAGACTCGCGTCGCCCCAAGTGGGTTGAACTTGACAAAATCGAGCTTGCCAACCACGTCAAGTACGTGACGCAGACGGCGGACCAGGAGTTGCAGGATTCCCAGGATGAGTTTCTGCTAGATGCCAAATTTGAGAATCTCGAGACGCGCCCTGGATGGAGGATGTTGGCAACTCGCCGTCGGGCGGCCGACAAGTCCTACTATCTTGACGTCTTGTTCAGCTGGAACCACACCAACGTGGACGGCATGAGCGGGAAGATCTTCCACATGCTTCTGCTACGGCAGCTCAACGCTTGCGATGCAGAGATGCAAGAGACGGATGCGACCGCGGCCTCAAGACCAGAAGATAGCTGGCCGCACCCCGTCTCCGCGTCCATAGACCCCCGCCGCTTCCCGCAGCCGCACGAGCAGCTGCTCAAGATGAAGTTGACGCCGCCGTACCTCCTCAAGACTCTATTTGAACACAAAGCCCCAGCGTGGCTGACCCCAGAATCCATGAAGCGCAGCTATGCGCACTGGGCTCCGATGCGGAGAGGGCCGATGAAAACGCACTACGCCGAGTTTGGCCTCCCGGAAGAGCCCCTGTCGACCGTCCTCCAGCTCTGCAGGAGGCACGACACGACCCTCACGGGTCTCCTGCACGCCCTAACGCTCACGGCCATGGCACTCCAGATCCCCGAGTCCGAGCAGGTCGCCTTCCGGGCCGAGACGCCAATCACGACGCGGCGCTTCATAAAACCCACGGACAAAGAGACGGGCCACGACCGGATGGATCCGTACGAGACCATGGCCAACTACGTGTGCTCGTCCAAGCACCGCTTCGGGCGGCGGCAGGTGGCCGAGATCCGCAGGCTGCTGGCCCAGACGACGTCGCAGCAGGCGGCGGCACCGACAGCCGCGCCCGAGCTGCcggccgagctggccaaggtggTGTGGGAAGCGGCGCAGGGGGTGCGGCGGGACATCAACGAGTACCTCGAGACGGGCACGACGGACATGGCGACGGGCATGATGAAGTTTGTGGGCGACTGGCGGGCCGAGCACGAGGCCAACGCCGACAAGCCGCGGTCGTCGTCGTGGATGGTCACCAACATTGGCGTGCTGGACGGCAGCGACGGCCCCCGTGGCGGCGGACGCTGGGCCATTGACAGGGCGCGGTTCCTCATCTGCGCCGAGGCGGTCGGCCGCGGCTTGAACGTCAGCACCATCAGCGTCAAGGGCCAGGGCCTGTCCGTCGGGCTGAGCTGgcaggatggcgtcgtcgaGGAGTCGCTGGGTAAGGGGGTTGCGGCGAACCTGGAATGCTGGCTTGTGGCACTGGCCCGACTGAGGAAATCAGGCTGAAGCATGCGTGGGCTGGCGTTCCAAAAGTGGTAGTGGGCGTCCGGAGGGATGTAACGATTCAGCCGGGACTGGTGAATTGGCTGACATGAAGAGTTTTGCTTCGTGAGTATTGTTCCTGCTTTCCATTTACTAAATCGGTGGTACGAGTCGACTGCACAATCCCAGCGTATATTACGTTGGCGAACGGAAGCGCGCATTGTGCCTGGTTTATGCTGTATTTAGCCGCCGGTTGGATTTTTGACTGGTTAGATGGGTATCGTACTGGACGCGTCTTGCTTTATCTGTAACAACAACCTAGTATCAATTTCCCTTGCGGCTCCTTATCACGCAGAAACACGGCATTGTGATGCGGCATACTCGAGCGTAGCATCCGTCGCATGGCAGCCGCATCATATACCGACGCGCCCACTATAGCAGAACAGGGGTTGTCACACCCACCAACACGGGAGATGCGAACCGAACTGTCATCGGAGGTTTGTTGACTTCAGGAACGGCCCACCCAATATATCCGGGAGTGGGGATAAAATCAGGCATGCTGCACACGATTGTCGGTTCCTGGATCGGGATTTGTTAAACGATTTGGCGGGGTGCTTTGTTGAGGGTAGAGAATGCAAATGCTGGAATGCTCCGAGCATGGCAATGGCGCGGGGTTGCTCATTGATACAAGCCAAGGGTGTTCCATTTTGGGCAAGATGTTACGCGGTTGACAGTTGTTGTTGCTCCGAGCCTTGGGAATGAatgcagtttttttttttttttttttttttttttttttttttttgcagctTGGAACAATACGTGAGGCCTGCCGGGGCATGTGTGGGCTGATGAATTCTGAGCTGCATATCATTCATCCCAAGGTCATGCAAAATTCTTTGCATAGTAGTCGACCAAGGTGATATTCAAGAGTCTCTGACTTTTGCCAAATCCAaagccttttccaacagcaTACTAGAAAAAGTCGTACTCGTTTTATTTTAAAttccccccaaaacaaatttGTCGATTTACCACCACCGCTAGACCTCCATCACCATCCAACACAGTACCATGACCAAAGAAAAGGCCGTCGGTGGCAGCATCGGGGTCGACGACGACCACGTCGCCGCCGTCATCCGCGCCATGGCCCCGGTCGACTTCTCCGCCCCATTTGACAAGTCCGGTGTCGCCGGCAAAGTCATCCTGATCACCGGCGGGGCCTCCGGTCTGGGGGCCGCGTTTGCACGCGAGTGGGCGACGCACGGcgccttcatcttcatcgcagacctggacgacaggcgcggcgaggagctggtggccgagctccggcgcagcagcggcagcccgCACCACCACTACCAGCACTGCGACGTGACGGACTGGGCCAGCCAGGTCGCGCTGTTCAAGGCCGCGGTGCGCGCCAGCCCGACCGGCGGCATCGACGTCGTCGTGCCCAACGCGGGCATCGGGCACGACTCGGGCAAGCCGGGCGAGCCGGGCATCTTTGGCGACCCGCTGGACCTCGACGGggaggcgccgccgccgccccggaCCAAGGTGCTCGACGTCAACCTCACGGGGGTCCTGTACACGGTGCAGCTGGCCATCTTTTGGCTGCTCAAGAACCCGGCGCCGCAAAGGGACGACGAGGCGGAAGCGGGGACCCGCGCCACAGACGACGGCGAGAGCGCCGAGGACAAGCAAAAACGCATCGCCAAGTGGCACAAGCAGCGCGACCGGCACATCCTCCTCATGGGGTCCATCGGCGGCATCATGCCGCTGACGGGGTCGCCGCAGTACACGGCGTCCAAGCACGCGGTGACGGCGCTGTTTCGGTGCCTGCGCGTGACGTGCTTCTGGCGCGGGATCCGGGTCAACATGCTGCTGCCGTGCTTTGTCGACACGCCGATGGTGCCCAACGGGGTCATGTTCGTGCTGGCCGGGGGCGGcaaggcgacggcggcggacgTGGTGGACGCCGGGACGCGGTTCGTGGCGGTCAAGGACGTCTGCGGccgggcggcggtggtgggccCGCGGATGAAGGTCGAGGACCTCGGCGTGGAGGCCGGCCAGAGCGCGAGGATCGTGGAGATCGACCCCGGCAGCACCAACACGGGCAGGGGCGGGGTTTGGCCCGGCAGCCAGGCGGCCTGGGAGTGCTACGCGCACGACTACGAGAACTGCGAGACGTTTGTCTACCGGTACACGCGGGTCCTGGCAGGGTACACCGTGCTCAGGGGGTGGGTGGGCTGGTGGAGGGACGTGTTTGCCTTGATGTTTAGAAGGGCATCAGCCTAAGGTGGAAGGTGGAAAGTGGAAGGGCGGAAGATAGGGATCTGACTGCATTGGTGTGGTTACACTGGCTCTACTGGTATCAAAACTCAAGATGTgttttggtttgtatgcTTTTTGATTGCTAGATTTCTTCAAGTACCAGGcagtctttttcttctgttgGATGTGAtgaaacctatcaacgcattCCTTTCAGATCCGGCACTCTCTAGTCTAGTATCTGTATGAAATCTGTGTTGGGATCGAATAGGAGTAAGATTGTGTCTAAATCATCAAAGATCTGGCTGCGTGACGACAAGAATGTGTTCCTGGCCAAGGAGCGATATAACCAGAAAGTCTTTTATCAGCTGTTATCATGTTGATGCAATGGCCCCGGCTGAAAGTAATTCACCAGTAAAAGACTGAATCATTTCCTGAGGAGACGCCACATCAAGATCAATCATGATAAGCAAAACAAGCAATTTCAATCCTGCAGTGCTGCGCATGATTAGTCCGTCGCACTGAACATCATCATGCAGATACTGCTTGATCTGGAACCTCAAAGTCCCGGCAGCATATTAACCGAGTACCGTCACTCGTCTCAGGATGTGGGGATGGCATTTGGGCGGCAAAACAAACCATTAAGGACCGATCCGGGTAATTTCCCCGGTCCGGCAGCACTAGGAGAATTACGCAGATAAATCCCTTCCGGACGTGGTAACCGGTATGCAGGCCACTCTAAACTTCCCGCGTTTCTCATGTTGCAGCCCGTATATTGTCTTGGATTTGACGTGAATGTCTTTGGTCCGTTGATTGCCGCATTGAGCGTTATCATGGCTGCGGATTGCAAGCTCATAGGCGAGAACTTGCCGACCTTATATGATACCCTACCCGACCTAACTGCCGACAATTAGGGATGTTTTGATTGGCCCGGGCTGGCGAATGATACCAAATTGGGGCATGGAGGAGCGAGGCCCTTTCCAAAGGCCCGGGTTCCCAAACGGAGGTTTGATAAGGATCTGCGGGAAGTAGAGGACTGGAGCAACTCGGGAGCTTGTGATTCAAGGAACATGTTATACGATCTTTTGGTCTTGGGATATGGAAAATTAAGATAACATACGGAGGATGGTAAAAAGCCAGATATCCTAAAGGAGCACGGGATCAAGAGTGAAAATCACGACACTTAAGTCCAGTCTGATCCCTCGTGAATGGTGAAGAGTACCACTGTTGTTCACTTGTTCCGGCCAGCACTTTTTGAAAGCTGTTCAAGTGTCCCAGAATTCTTCTTGTCAAAGCATGTAGCCTCATGTTATGAGAAGCATCCAGGAACTCCTAGTGCAGAATCCACTAGTTCTAGAGATATTAGTCTCGACAGACCAACACCACCTGCACAGTGCAAAGCCTAGGCTAGCAACGAGTCACGACAGCTACTCGGCCAGGAGGAGCCTTTATTCCAGAACTTGATTCTGCACATCTGGACATCAGTTGCAAAGATGGCTCCTATCGCACTGCAGCCCGAGCACGAGACAAATGGTCGACGCCATGAATCCCCAGAGAGTCACGCCGTCGACCATGACACCTCTACCTCGGAAACAATGAGCTCTCCAGTAGGCACGCCGCTGGAAACTCCGGCGTCACCAGCCAATGAGCCTCTGCCTCTGTTTGAAGTCCCTCTTGCGGCTGAAGGGGCTGTCCTCGGTGACAACTTTGTTGATGCCACCCAGGCCGCCGACATGAACAGCAACGGCCATCACCACACAAACGGTGCCAGCAATGGGGCCAACGGCGCTAATGGGACCAGCGGCACTAATGGGACCAATGGCAGTATCCCAAGCCAGACCCCCATCAACAACATCCCATCCACCCAAGACACAAGACAGAGCAAACTCCCACCACCAACCGGCCCCAAGTATGAGCCCGTCGCCATCGTCGGCATGGCCTGCCGTCTTCCAGGCAGCGTGTCCGACCCCGAAGCCTTCTACGAGCTGTGCTGCCTGGGCCGCAGCGGGTGGAGCGAGATCCCGTCGCACCGCTTCAGCAAGGAGGGCTACCACCACCCAAACCCGGACCGGCTGGGCTGCTTCAACCCGGTCGGGGGCTGCTTCCTGAGCGAAGACATTGGGCTGTTCGacgcgccattcttcaagaTCACGGAGCGCGAGGCCGTGGCCATGGACCCGCAGCACCGGCTGATCCTCGAGTGCACGTACGAGGCGCTGGAGAACGCGGGGATCCCCATGCACAGCATCGCGGGGCGCAACGTGGGCTGCTTCGCGGGCGGGTCGTTTACCGACTACGAGCTCAACAACCTGCGCGACCTCGAAACGCAGCCCATGCACCAGAGCACCGGCAACGCCCCCACCATGATGGCGAACCGCGTCTCGTACTTTTTCGACCTCCGCGGCCCCAGCCACACCGTCGAGACCGCCTGCTCCTCCAGCCTGACCGCCCTGCACCTGGCCATGCAGAGCCTGCGCTGCGGCGATTCGTCGCTGGTGGTCCTGGCCTCGAGCCACCTTAACGTTATGCCCGACCACTTTGTCGCCATGTCGTCCAACGGCCTGCTCTCGGGCGACGGGCGGTCGTACGCCTTTGACTCGCGCGCCAACGGCTTCGGCCGCGGCGAGGGTGCCGGTGTGGTCATCCTGAAGCCGCTGGCGGATGCGCTGCGGGATGGCGACAATATCCGTGCCTTGGTGGTCGGGTCCGGAGTGAACCAGGACGGTCGCACCAACGGCATCACCATGCCCAATGGGGAGTCGCAGCTGGATCTGATGCGCAAGGTGTATGCGGACAATGGGCTCGACCCCCGGGACTGCGGTTACGTCGAGGCCCATGGGACGGGGACGAAGGTGGGCGACCCGCTGGAGATGAAGGCGCTGCACGACATGTTTTGGGAGGATAGGAGCCCCAGACAGCCGCTGCTGGTGGGATCTGTCAAGACCAACGTGGGACATCTCGAGGGGGCCAGCGGTATCGTCAGCCTGATCAAGTCGGCAATGATGCTGGAGAGGGGGTACGTGCTGCCGAACCATGATTTCAGAGAGGGCAACAAGGAGATACCATTCGACGAGTGGGGCGTAAAAGTGCCAAGCAAGGTCATGCCCTGGCCCAGGGGGAAAAAGTACATAAGCATCAACAGCTTCGGCTTTGGAGGTGGCAATGCACATGCTGTCCTGGCTGCGCCGCCAAGAGTCAAGACCAAGAAAGCGCCGTTCAGGCTACCAGGAGAGGAAGGACTCAGTCTGGAGGAGCTGTTGGAGAAGAGAAAGGCAGATCGGGCGGCGAATAGTGACCAAGCTGAAGTTGAGGGTCCAGGGGCTGATGCAGTCCCGCCTCCCGTCATTGACCatgtcaccaccaccaccgccactgCTACCGCCATTGCTATCAACACCGAAACCACCACGGAAACGCCCACAGAAACCCCCACCGAAACCATCACCGAAACTACAACAACCCCCAAACCCGAGCAGACACCCCACAAGCGAGTCGAGCCCAAGCGCCTCTTCGTCGTCTCCGCCAGCAGCAAAAGCGCCCTCGCCAAGCAAATGGCCAACATCACCTTCTACATCGAGCGGCGGCCCATCGCCTTCCAGAGCGCCGTGCTGCCCAACATGGCCTACACGCTGGGCCAGCGGCGGTCCCTGCTGCCGTACAAGCACGCCGTGGTCGGGGCCGACAGCACCGCCCTCACGTCCGGCTTCACCTCGTGCCCCGCCAACCCCATCAGGTCGACGCGGCCCCCGAGGATCGGCTTCGTCTTCACCGGACAGGGCGCGCAGTGGCACGCCATGGGCCGCGAGCTGCTGGCCTCGTACCCCGTGTTCCAGGCCTCGCTGGAGAGCTTCGACGCCTGCCTCTCCCGGCTGGGTGCCACGTTTAGCCTGGTCGCGGAGCTTACCCAAAAGGACGCCAAGACGTCGCGCATCTCGGACGCCGAGCTCAGCCAGCCCGGCTGCACGGGCGTCCAGCTGGCGCTGGTCGATCTGCTGCGCGACTGGGGCGTTTGCCCGGATGCCGTGGTCGGGCACTCGAGCGGGGAGATTGGCGCGGCGTACGCGGCTGGCGCGCTGACGCTGCACGAGTGCGCGGCCATTGCGTATTTCAGAGGCCAGTCGGTGCTGCAGCTCAAGGCGGCGTACCCGGGTCTCAAGGGTGGTATGCTGGCGGTCGGGGCTGGGTCGGAGGAGGTCTCGGAGATGATCAAGACCATGACCCCTGACCCGGCTCGGAGGGTGGTCGTCGCGTGTGTCAACAGCCCCGGCAGCATCACGGCTTCGGGTGATGTGGCGGCTGTGGAGGAGCTGCAGGCCAAGGTGGAAGAGAAGCAGCTCTTCAACAGGCGGGTGCGCGTCGAGACGGCCTACCACTCGCACCATATGGAGTTGGTGGCGGACTGGTACGGAGCTGCAGTCGGCCCGCTGGACCCCAAGGCAACCGACCTCAAGCCAAAGGGGGGCCGGCACGTCGTCGAGTTCTACTCGTCCCTCAAGGGCAAGAGGGTGCGGGACCTCGCCGTCCTCGACACCTCATACTGGGTCCAGAACCTGACGCAGCCGGTGCTCTTCTCCCAAGCCCTGACGGCAATGTGCACGCCGGCCGAAGGAAAGGACAACCTCGACCTCCTGATCGAGATGGGCCCACACCCAGCCCTCGAAGGCCCCGCCAAGCAGATCCTCAAGAGCATCGACGCGCTCTCCAAGAAGCCCACGTACCTCGCGTCGCTGGTGCGCAACAAAGACGCCGTCGACACCACGCTCTCGCTGGCGGCGTCGCTGTTCACGCACGGCCGGGCGCTCGACATGGGGGCCGTTAACTTCCCGGTGccggcggcgcgggcgctCAGGGTGCTGAGCGACATGCCCAAGTACGCGTGGGACCACGGGGCGCGGTACTGGCACGAGAGCCGGATCGGGCGGGCGCACCTGTTCCGGCGGTTCCCGCGCAGCGACGTGGTGGGCAGCCTGGCCGACTGGTCCAACGACCTGGAGCCGACGTGGCGCAACGTCGTGCGCGCCGACGACATGCCCTGGGTCCGCGGCCACTTCATGCAGGACATGATCGTCTACCCCATGGCCGGCTACCTGAGCATGGCGGTCGAGGCCGCCGCGCAGAGGGCCGTCGTGGCCGGCGTGGGCCAGAGGCAGGACGGGGCGGGGCACGAGGAccaggacgacgacgcgctGGCCGCCATCGACAGGTATGTGTTTCGCGACGTCACCATCAGCAGGCCGTTTGTCATCcaggagggcgtcgatgcGGAGATCAACATCACCATGCGGCCCAACCCCGAGGGCACGCGGGAGTCGTCGGCCATCTGGGACGAGTTCCGCATCTTCTCGTGGAACCGCGAGAGGGAGTGGGTCGAGCACTGCCGCGGGCTCATCCGCGTCGAGCACAAGTCGTCGCGGATGGTGGGCGGCGACAGGCCGGGCAGCCCTAGGACCGTCGGCACCGGCGTGCTGGGCCAGGTCAACAACGTCCACGACGCCAAGGCGGACGAGGCCGCCCGCttcgaggccaagaagcacgCCATCTCACGAGCCTGCACCGAGACGGTGGCCGCCGAGGACATCTACAGGGACCTCGATAGGGTGACGGCGAAATATAGCAGGGAGTTCCGCTCGATGGAGAACTGCTCGGCCAGCGACACGGCCTGCACCGCCGACGTGGTGGTGCCCGACACGGCGAGGACCATGCCCAAGGGCTTCGAGCCGGCCGTGCACATCCACCCAGCCCTGCTGGATCAATTCACCCACGCCGCATGGGTTGTGGTTGGTGCCGGGAGGGGCAAGCTGTCTTCGCTGTTCATGCCTCGCTTCTTCAAGAGCCTGTCCATCTCGGGAAATCTGCGCCACCACGTCTCCAAGCCAGGCGACAGGATGCGTGTGTATGGC
This DNA window, taken from Pyricularia oryzae 70-15 chromosome 6, whole genome shotgun sequence, encodes the following:
- a CDS encoding polyketide synthase, with product MSSPVGTPLETPASPANEPLPLFEVPLAAEGAVLGDNFVDATQAADMNSNGHHHTNGASNGANGANGTSGTNGTNGSIPSQTPINNIPSTQDTRQSKLPPPTGPKYEPVAIVGMACRLPGSVSDPEAFYELCCLGRSGWSEIPSHRFSKEGYHHPNPDRLGCFNPVGGCFLSEDIGLFDAPFFKITEREAVAMDPQHRLILECTYEALENAGIPMHSIAGRNVGCFAGGSFTDYELNNLRDLETQPMHQSTGNAPTMMANRVSYFFDLRGPSHTVETACSSSLTALHLAMQSLRCGDSSLVVLASSHLNVMPDHFVAMSSNGLLSGDGRSYAFDSRANGFGRGEGAGVVILKPLADALRDGDNIRALVVGSGVNQDGRTNGITMPNGESQLDLMRKVYADNGLDPRDCGYVEAHGTGTKVGDPLEMKALHDMFWEDRSPRQPLLVGSVKTNVGHLEGASGIVSLIKSAMMLERGYVLPNHDFREGNKEIPFDEWGVKVPSKVMPWPRGKKYISINSFGFGGGNAHAVLAAPPRVKTKKAPFRLPGEEGLSLEELLEKRKADRAANSDQAEVEGPGADAVPPPVIDHVTTTTATATAIAINTETTTETPTETPTETITETTTTPKPEQTPHKRVEPKRLFVVSASSKSALAKQMANITFYIERRPIAFQSAVLPNMAYTLGQRRSLLPYKHAVVGADSTALTSGFTSCPANPIRSTRPPRIGFVFTGQGAQWHAMGRELLASYPVFQASLESFDACLSRLGATFSLVAELTQKDAKTSRISDAELSQPGCTGVQLALVDLLRDWGVCPDAVVGHSSGEIGAAYAAGALTLHECAAIAYFRGQSVLQLKAAYPGLKGGMLAVGAGSEEVSEMIKTMTPDPARRVVVACVNSPGSITASGDVAAVEELQAKVEEKQLFNRRVRVETAYHSHHMELVADWYGAAVGPLDPKATDLKPKGGRHVVEFYSSLKGKRVRDLAVLDTSYWVQNLTQPVLFSQALTAMCTPAEGKDNLDLLIEMGPHPALEGPAKQILKSIDALSKKPTYLASLVRNKDAVDTTLSLAASLFTHGRALDMGAVNFPVPAARALRVLSDMPKYAWDHGARYWHESRIGRAHLFRRFPRSDVVGSLADWSNDLEPTWRNVVRADDMPWVRGHFMQDMIVYPMAGYLSMAVEAAAQRAVVAGVGQRQDGAGHEDQDDDALAAIDRYVFRDVTISRPFVIQEGVDAEINITMRPNPEGTRESSAIWDEFRIFSWNREREWVEHCRGLIRVEHKSSRMVGGDRPGSPRTVGTGVLGQVNNVHDAKADEAARFEAKKHAISRACTETVAAEDIYRDLDRVTAKYSREFRSMENCSASDTACTADVVVPDTARTMPKGFEPAVHIHPALLDQFTHAAWVVVGAGRGKLSSLFMPRFFKSLSISGNLRHHVSKPGDRMRVYGSGNPDFSSPGSTTISMFATDIEGKSELISMEGLVLDPIHDAGGQQVDQGVARELCYKIDWVPLHGEKVTTVTSRSEDRNKTTPAQNTNREISDSIMIVGPPTQQNPTTLTLTDSLEQQLSKHVSSSTGQSITSIPLETGCSEGADTSPYVGKICIVTAELNGSPLLATLNDAGFAAVQRLILSAKGILWVVRGAHTDATDPRLGMIFGLARTVRSETGIKFATLDLDGKASQDAAEESRLIAEVACHVFGKRPSTDENDIDADGDPDMEFQARDGILSVARVSNDTTLDSFVEQHTNAATAPYPQPFHQPGRPLKLVAGTKGALDTLHFVDDLVNSPSSPLSADEILIEVKVTSMNFKDVMVSMGEVPSPYLGVECAGMVAAVGAAVHDLKVGDRVCASSEGAYSTYTRCRSTSAARVPDDMTLEAAATVPVVFATAYYALFDVARLRRGESVLIHAAAGGVGQAAVMLARMVGADVYATVGSAAKREFLVETYAVPGDRIFYSRDVSFAAAVGRATGGRGVDVVLNSLAGDALRETWECVAPFGRFVEIGKRSILANAGLGMGVFDRNATFASVDLTLVAQERPRVMRRLLDDVFRLLSYGAVRPISPITVFGVCEVEAAFRTLQAGKAHGKILVTAAPGDLVKATYSPRTFDRLFRGDATYVVVGGTGGIGRSIVKWMTEKGARHVVVVSRSDAVSPKVADMIKEAETAHSAKVSVSRCDVAQVEDVERMIAEISSAGMPPIRGMIHSAMVLDVRQTQPPLSSLSTQNTNQ